From Amphiura filiformis chromosome 20, Afil_fr2py, whole genome shotgun sequence, a single genomic window includes:
- the LOC140142813 gene encoding isoamyl acetate-hydrolyzing esterase 1 homolog isoform X1 — translation MMTSSWPKIILFGDSITQFSFGEGGWGAFIADKLQRKCDVVNRGLSGYNTSLAKLALPRLLPKSQIPQVSVLTLFMGANDAALEELYPQQYISVSSYVANMKAMIDYLQEGGLEASKIVLITPPPIYGEGWKKHCQTTYGVAQNRTNANTGLYAKACCTVAKDLGIEVLDIYTIMQQEPKWERYLLDGLHLSPDGNQFLGEQLWKMLEPKTRDLPMQLPDWKDVDPNNPEEALLK, via the exons ATGATGACTTCTTCTTGGCCAAAAATCATCTTATTTGGCGATTCCATAACTCAA TTCTCTTTTGGCGAAGGAGGATGGGGTGCTTTCATTGCTGATAAACTGCAGAG AAAATGTGACGTAGTGAATCGTGGCCTTTCAGGATACAACACCAGCCTTGCCAAGTTAGCCTTACCAAGACTACTCCCTAAATCACAGATACCACAAGTATCAGTCCTTACCCTGTTTATGGGAGCTAATGATGCTGCACTTGAAGAATTGTACCCTCAGCAGTATATTTCAGTCAGTAGTTATGTAGCCAATATGAAG GCAATGATAGACTACTTGCAAGAAGGCGGACTGGAGGCGAGTAAAATTGTTCTCATCACTCCACCGCCTATTTATGGTGAAGGATGGAAGAAACATTGTCAGACCACTTATG GCGTAGCTCAAAATCGAACCAATGCCAACACAGGGTTATATGCCAAGGCATGCTGTACAGTAGCAAAGGATCTTGGGATTGAGGTGcttgatatatataccatcatGCAACAGGAGCCA AAGTGGGAAAGATATTTATTGGATGGCCTTCACTTGTCCCCGGATGGCAATCAATTTCTCGGCGAACAACTTTGGAAAATGCTAGAACCTAAGACAAGGGATTTGCCAATGCAGCTACCAGATTGGAAAGATGTTGATCCAAATAATCCAGAGGAAGCACTTTTAAAATAA
- the LOC140142813 gene encoding isoamyl acetate-hydrolyzing esterase 1 homolog isoform X2, with translation MMTSSWPKIILFGDSITQFSFGEGGWGAFIADKLQRKCDIVNRGFSGYNSTLGKVALLKVIPKTAIPAITMVTILFGTNDATLDSSNAKYVSSDDFCLNIKAMIDYLQEGGLEASKIVLITPPPIYGEGWKKHCQTTYGVAQNRTNANTGLYAKACCTVAKDLGIEVLDIYTIMQQEPKWERYLLDGLHLSPDGNQFLGEQLWKMLEPKTRDLPMQLPDWKDVDPNNPEEALLK, from the exons ATGATGACTTCTTCTTGGCCAAAAATCATCTTATTTGGCGATTCCATAACTCAA TTCTCTTTTGGCGAAGGAGGATGGGGTGCTTTCATTGCTGATAAACTGCAGAG GAAATGTGATATAGTAAATCGTGGATTCTCAGGATACAACTCAACACTTGGAAAAGTTGCACTTCTTAAGGTGATCCCTAAAACTGCCATTCCTGCAATCACCATGGTAACAATCCTATTTGGAACCAATGATGCAACACTTGACAGTAGTAATGCAAAATATGTATCCAGTGATGACTTTTGCTTAAATATAAAG GCAATGATAGACTACTTGCAAGAAGGCGGACTGGAGGCGAGTAAAATTGTTCTCATCACTCCACCGCCTATTTATGGTGAAGGATGGAAGAAACATTGTCAGACCACTTATG GCGTAGCTCAAAATCGAACCAATGCCAACACAGGGTTATATGCCAAGGCATGCTGTACAGTAGCAAAGGATCTTGGGATTGAGGTGcttgatatatataccatcatGCAACAGGAGCCA AAGTGGGAAAGATATTTATTGGATGGCCTTCACTTGTCCCCGGATGGCAATCAATTTCTCGGCGAACAACTTTGGAAAATGCTAGAACCTAAGACAAGGGATTTGCCAATGCAGCTACCAGATTGGAAAGATGTTGATCCAAATAATCCAGAGGAAGCACTTTTAAAATAA